Proteins from one Bacteroides mediterraneensis genomic window:
- a CDS encoding TonB-dependent receptor, giving the protein MKRFLLGMLLMVGVAISAFAQSGSSRGTVSGTVIDDGDKSPVIQATVQLLSVKDSSMVVGNVTDMNGHFSLSVRPGKYLLKVSYIGYTPFFKQVALTRNAPRVNVGKVQLATDAIMLAEAVVVAQAPEVTAAEDTLVYNSSAYRVPEGSALEELVKKLPGAEVDENGKITINGKEIKKIMIDGKEFFADDPNIAMKNLPVNIIDKVRAYDKQSDLARVTGIDDGEEETVLDLSVKPGMNKGWFGNADLAAGTEDRYSGKIMLNRFVGDNQFTVIGSMNNVNDNGYPGGGGGFRMGGQNGLTSIKMGGFNFSTQSEKLETGGSVNYNYKDADIISKQASETFVSTESSSFKNAMTANRNKTTSLTADFRIEWKPDTMTTVIIRPRLTYGKNNNASNSNSFTFNQDPGYTTDEILNAGENLSTLIPEEAIINTIARNSLQKSSDFNVGGSAMINRRLGKAGRNITFRGTYNYTNSSSEQFSESETEYFQKTDDERLEILNRYITTPTLNYNYSARFTYSEPIFKGGFLQFSYNFQYKRSKSDNSTYTMPEDWVISQGFGGDHTGELDTQNSKSAQYTYYNHQADISLRWIREKMRLNAGFSFQPQKSKLSYKKDQLDTVAIRNVFNFTPTFDFRYNFSKTSQLRINYRGRSSQPSMTDLLPIEDTTDPLNIRRGNPGLKPAFTNTFMAFYNTFDTKKQRGIMTHFRFENVMNSISNRSTYDPTTGGTITQPENINGNWNLFGILGSNTALRNKKYTINTFTMARYNNIVSYMSDTQSQSASDKNKTRQLSLSERLRGTYRNDWWEFSLNGSLAYTHSRNSFQEENNMDTYQFSYGASTNVRLPWNMSIATDISQNSRRGYADASMNRDELIWNAQISQDFLKGNAATVSIQFYDILRNQSNISRVISAAMRSDTEYNAIYSYCMVHFIYRLNLFGGKGAGPRMGGPGGPGFGPGGGHGPRRF; this is encoded by the coding sequence ATGAAAAGATTTTTATTGGGAATGCTGCTGATGGTTGGGGTAGCCATTTCCGCTTTTGCGCAAAGTGGAAGCAGCCGAGGTACCGTTTCGGGTACGGTAATAGATGATGGAGACAAGTCGCCTGTGATTCAGGCAACTGTGCAACTTCTCTCAGTGAAGGACAGTTCGATGGTAGTGGGAAATGTGACAGATATGAATGGACATTTCTCTTTATCAGTGCGTCCTGGTAAATATCTGTTGAAGGTTTCATACATTGGATATACTCCTTTTTTCAAGCAGGTGGCACTTACGCGAAATGCTCCACGAGTAAATGTGGGGAAGGTGCAACTGGCTACGGATGCCATTATGCTGGCGGAAGCTGTGGTGGTAGCACAGGCTCCGGAAGTAACAGCTGCAGAAGATACATTGGTATATAATAGTTCTGCTTATCGTGTGCCGGAGGGATCGGCTTTGGAGGAGCTGGTAAAAAAACTGCCAGGCGCTGAAGTGGATGAGAATGGAAAGATTACTATCAATGGAAAGGAAATTAAGAAAATCATGATTGATGGGAAGGAATTCTTTGCCGATGATCCGAATATCGCCATGAAGAACTTGCCGGTGAATATCATTGATAAGGTACGTGCGTACGACAAGCAGTCGGACTTGGCACGTGTGACGGGTATTGATGATGGGGAAGAGGAAACGGTGCTTGATTTGAGCGTGAAGCCTGGAATGAATAAAGGTTGGTTTGGCAATGCAGACCTTGCTGCCGGAACGGAAGACCGTTACAGTGGAAAGATAATGTTAAACCGTTTTGTGGGAGACAACCAGTTCACGGTGATCGGCTCAATGAACAATGTAAACGACAATGGTTATCCAGGAGGTGGAGGAGGTTTCCGCATGGGTGGACAAAATGGATTGACCAGCATTAAAATGGGTGGTTTCAACTTTAGTACCCAGAGTGAAAAACTGGAAACCGGTGGTAGTGTGAACTACAATTACAAGGATGCGGATATCATCAGTAAGCAGGCTTCGGAAACCTTTGTGTCTACTGAAAGCAGTTCATTCAAGAATGCGATGACAGCAAACCGGAATAAAACAACTTCATTGACTGCTGATTTCCGTATCGAGTGGAAACCGGATACTATGACTACTGTTATTATCCGTCCGCGTCTGACCTATGGAAAGAATAATAATGCGAGCAATAGCAATTCGTTTACGTTTAATCAGGATCCGGGATATACTACCGATGAGATTCTGAATGCAGGTGAGAACTTGTCTACATTGATTCCGGAAGAGGCGATTATTAATACAATCGCACGTAACAGTTTGCAAAAGAGTAGTGATTTCAATGTGGGAGGTTCGGCTATGATTAACCGCCGTTTGGGCAAAGCCGGCCGTAATATTACTTTCCGTGGAACTTACAACTATACGAACAGTTCGAGCGAGCAGTTCTCCGAATCAGAAACGGAATATTTCCAGAAAACGGATGACGAACGTCTGGAAATCTTGAACCGTTACATTACCACACCGACCTTGAATTACAATTATAGTGCTCGGTTTACGTACAGTGAACCGATTTTCAAGGGTGGTTTCCTGCAGTTCAGCTATAATTTCCAGTATAAGCGTTCGAAGAGTGACAACTCAACTTATACGATGCCGGAGGATTGGGTCATTAGTCAAGGATTCGGTGGTGACCATACGGGAGAACTGGATACACAGAACAGTAAGAGTGCACAGTACACTTACTATAATCACCAAGCGGATATTTCTTTGAGATGGATTCGTGAGAAAATGCGTTTGAATGCTGGATTCTCTTTCCAGCCTCAGAAATCTAAACTGTCTTACAAGAAGGATCAGCTGGATACGGTGGCTATCCGTAACGTATTCAATTTTACTCCGACCTTTGACTTCCGTTATAATTTTTCTAAGACCAGCCAGTTGCGAATCAACTATCGGGGAAGAAGTTCTCAGCCGAGTATGACTGATTTGCTTCCGATTGAGGATACGACCGACCCGCTGAATATCCGTCGGGGAAATCCGGGATTGAAGCCGGCATTTACAAATACTTTCATGGCTTTCTATAATACGTTTGATACGAAGAAGCAACGGGGTATCATGACGCACTTCCGGTTTGAGAACGTGATGAACAGTATCAGTAACCGTAGTACATACGACCCGACAACCGGTGGAACAATTACCCAGCCGGAAAACATTAATGGAAACTGGAACTTGTTTGGTATTTTAGGATCAAACACCGCTTTGAGAAATAAGAAATATACCATCAATACCTTCACTATGGCGCGTTACAACAATATTGTAAGTTATATGAGCGATACACAGTCGCAAAGCGCATCTGATAAAAACAAAACACGCCAGCTTTCTTTGAGTGAACGTTTGAGAGGAACTTATCGGAATGACTGGTGGGAGTTTTCACTGAATGGTTCGTTGGCTTATACGCATTCCCGTAACAGTTTCCAGGAGGAGAATAACATGGATACTTACCAGTTCTCCTACGGTGCCAGTACAAATGTCCGTCTCCCTTGGAATATGTCGATTGCTACAGATATTTCTCAGAATTCACGTCGTGGATATGCTGATGCGAGCATGAACCGGGATGAGTTGATTTGGAATGCACAGATTTCACAAGATTTCCTGAAAGGGAATGCGGCAACAGTCAGCATTCAGTTCTATGATATTTTACGGAACCAGAGCAACATCAGCCGTGTAATCAGTGCGGCGATGCGAAGTGATACAGAGTATAATGCAATCTATAGTTACTGCATGGTTCATTTTATCTATCGTCTGAATTTGTTTGGTGGAAAAGGTGCTGGTCCTCGTATGGGTGGTCCTGGAGGTCCGGGATTCGGTCCTGGAGGAGGACATGGACCTCGCCGATTCTGA
- a CDS encoding RsmD family RNA methyltransferase, whose protein sequence is MRVISGIYKRRRFDVPHTFKARPTTDFAKENLFNVLTNYIDFEDGVTALDLFSGTGSISIELVSRGCDQVISVEKDPQHHAFINKVMKEVKTDKCIPLRADVFKYIEKCSMQFDFIFADPPYALEKLADIPNLIFQHNLLKPEGIFVLEHGKNLSFEQHPCFFEHRHYGSVNFSFFKAKGQTDVPQTL, encoded by the coding sequence ATGCGAGTAATAAGCGGAATATACAAACGAAGACGCTTTGACGTCCCCCACACATTCAAGGCACGTCCTACTACGGATTTTGCCAAGGAAAACTTGTTCAACGTACTTACCAACTACATTGACTTTGAAGATGGAGTGACAGCCCTTGACTTGTTTTCCGGTACAGGAAGTATCAGTATCGAACTTGTTTCCAGAGGGTGCGACCAAGTCATATCCGTAGAGAAAGACCCACAACATCATGCCTTTATTAATAAAGTCATGAAGGAAGTCAAAACCGACAAATGCATCCCTCTAAGAGCAGACGTATTCAAGTATATCGAAAAATGTAGCATGCAGTTTGATTTTATCTTTGCGGATCCCCCGTATGCCCTAGAAAAACTGGCCGATATCCCCAACCTGATATTCCAGCACAACTTGCTCAAACCAGAAGGAATTTTTGTGTTGGAACATGGCAAAAACCTCAGTTTCGAACAGCATCCTTGCTTTTTTGAACATCGCCATTACGGAAGCGTCAATTTCTCATTCTTCAAAGCAAAGGGGCAAACAGACGTACCACAGACTCTGTAA
- a CDS encoding TonB-dependent receptor produces the protein MMRRCIFILLYSLCSVTLMAQSLSGTVTDKTTKEGLISATVQLVSSDGKSSYTSTDLNGGFQFKKLQPGTYTLQVTYVGYKPYKEKQTFAEGQQKEIKIEMAEDAQLLGEISVQGRATRAEQKGDSLLYNAEAFQVMMGSSAEDLLAKMPGIVVEGGTIQAQGEQVQKVLVDGKEFFDGDVNLAIKNLPSDIIASIEVFDKKSEQAEFTGFDDGEEIKTINIVTKNGFRQGTFGEVSGGYGTDDRYKVNGNLNFFNDDRRISVLGMSNNVNQQNFSQEDLAGVMSAGSSGRGRGGRGGRSGGKSGGTGGSSTSNFMVGSLGGVTSANGVGLNYVDQWGEKWKVTGSYFFNQSDNLTQQQTDREYFESVLPGMTYNEYQENSMKNWNHRFNMKLDYQMTERTSLQFRPTLSFQNNDSYGLLQGQNLANGTTESETETTSFGKNNAYNIGADLILRHRFLKEGRTLSLMLSGAMRNTDGDTYTDYLNTLYGLELSPVTDDYSQWKQTLNQQYTLRSNLSYTEKLTDNLQLQLGYKMSYTDSENDKKTYDRSAVTDLYDQLDESLSNEYQSGYLTQAGNVGLRYRASRLSAMLGVDAQWADLKGDLVYPQPDELSHNYFSVLPSFTLRYSLDRTNSFQLRYRSRSSSPSVTDLQNVIDNSNPLFLSAGNPNLDQQVSHTANLRYLRTTKSGHTFIAMVGATIQQDYVADSTFTAKEDVALSPTVTLNKGSQFTRPVNLDGYYSLQSMVTYGFPVDFIRSNINFSLSANYANVPTIFDGVESRTRELNLIPKLIIGSNISKNLDFTASYSAGISKMFSSLDTAAESDYVTHTAAAKLGWTFFWGLTFRSTFNYVGYTGLDTDTEDYFLWNLSLGKKFLKNNAAEIRIEAFDVLKQNQAFTHRTGSNYYDYVNCNVLQPYAMISFVYTIR, from the coding sequence ATGATGCGTAGATGTATTTTTATATTGCTATATAGCCTTTGTTCTGTGACGTTGATGGCACAGAGCCTTTCAGGAACAGTCACAGATAAAACTACAAAGGAAGGTTTGATTTCGGCTACGGTACAGTTGGTTTCATCCGACGGAAAATCCAGTTATACGTCGACCGATTTGAACGGAGGTTTTCAGTTTAAGAAACTCCAGCCGGGAACTTATACCCTTCAGGTGACGTATGTGGGTTATAAGCCCTATAAGGAAAAACAAACATTTGCAGAAGGTCAGCAAAAAGAGATAAAAATAGAAATGGCCGAGGATGCCCAGCTGTTGGGGGAGATTTCCGTGCAGGGACGTGCCACACGTGCCGAGCAGAAAGGCGACAGTTTGCTGTATAATGCCGAAGCCTTTCAAGTGATGATGGGAAGTTCGGCCGAGGATTTGCTGGCCAAGATGCCGGGCATCGTAGTGGAAGGCGGTACGATTCAGGCACAGGGAGAACAAGTACAGAAAGTGCTGGTGGATGGAAAGGAGTTTTTTGATGGCGATGTGAACCTGGCCATTAAAAATCTGCCTTCGGATATTATTGCCAGCATTGAGGTGTTCGACAAGAAAAGCGAACAGGCCGAGTTTACCGGATTTGATGACGGTGAGGAAATCAAGACGATTAATATTGTGACGAAGAACGGTTTCCGTCAGGGAACATTTGGCGAAGTTTCCGGCGGATATGGTACGGACGATCGTTATAAAGTGAACGGAAACCTGAATTTTTTCAATGACGACCGGAGGATTTCTGTGTTAGGAATGTCGAATAATGTAAACCAGCAGAATTTTTCGCAGGAAGATTTGGCGGGTGTCATGTCGGCTGGAAGCAGCGGAAGAGGGCGTGGTGGACGCGGAGGCCGTAGCGGTGGAAAATCGGGAGGCACTGGTGGAAGCAGTACTTCCAATTTCATGGTAGGGAGCTTGGGAGGAGTGACCTCGGCCAATGGTGTCGGTTTGAACTACGTAGACCAGTGGGGGGAAAAATGGAAAGTGACCGGCAGCTATTTCTTTAACCAGTCGGACAACCTGACCCAGCAGCAGACCGACAGGGAATACTTTGAATCCGTATTGCCCGGAATGACCTATAACGAATATCAGGAAAACTCGATGAAGAACTGGAACCACCGTTTCAACATGAAGTTAGATTACCAGATGACTGAACGCACCTCACTGCAGTTCCGTCCTACGCTGAGCTTTCAGAACAATGACAGTTATGGGCTGCTGCAAGGACAGAATTTAGCGAATGGAACGACAGAGAGTGAAACGGAAACCACTTCTTTCGGTAAAAATAATGCATATAATATCGGGGCCGATTTGATACTCCGTCACCGCTTTTTGAAAGAAGGACGTACATTGTCGTTGATGTTAAGTGGAGCGATGAGAAATACAGACGGAGATACTTATACGGATTATTTGAATACTCTATATGGACTGGAACTTTCTCCGGTGACGGATGATTACAGCCAGTGGAAGCAGACGCTGAATCAGCAGTATACTCTGCGCTCTAACTTGAGCTATACCGAGAAGTTGACAGATAACCTGCAATTACAGTTGGGGTATAAAATGAGTTATACCGACTCGGAAAATGACAAAAAAACGTACGACCGTTCTGCCGTGACCGATCTCTATGACCAGTTGGACGAAAGTCTTTCGAACGAATACCAGTCAGGTTACCTGACTCAGGCTGGGAATGTGGGGCTTCGCTACCGTGCCAGCAGGTTGAGTGCCATGCTGGGAGTCGACGCGCAGTGGGCGGACTTGAAAGGAGACTTGGTCTATCCTCAGCCCGATGAGCTGTCGCATAACTATTTTTCCGTGTTGCCTTCGTTCACGTTACGCTACTCGCTGGACCGGACCAACTCTTTCCAGCTTCGCTATCGCAGCAGGTCTTCTTCTCCTTCGGTGACCGACTTGCAGAATGTGATTGACAATTCGAATCCGTTGTTCTTGTCTGCGGGAAATCCGAACCTCGACCAGCAGGTATCCCATACGGCCAATCTGCGTTATTTGCGCACCACAAAGTCCGGACATACCTTCATTGCGATGGTGGGGGCCACTATACAACAGGACTATGTGGCTGACAGTACTTTTACGGCAAAGGAAGACGTTGCCTTGTCGCCCACGGTCACACTGAATAAAGGCTCTCAGTTTACCCGTCCGGTAAATCTGGATGGATACTATAGTCTTCAGTCTATGGTGACCTACGGTTTCCCAGTTGATTTCATCCGGAGTAATATCAATTTCAGTCTCTCTGCCAATTATGCCAATGTGCCTACTATCTTCGACGGAGTAGAAAGCCGTACACGTGAACTGAACCTGATTCCGAAACTCATTATCGGAAGTAACATCAGCAAAAATCTTGATTTCACTGCCTCCTATTCGGCCGGAATCAGCAAGATGTTCAGTTCGCTGGATACCGCAGCAGAAAGTGATTATGTGACGCATACAGCAGCCGCCAAACTGGGCTGGACCTTTTTCTGGGGACTCACTTTCCGAAGCACGTTTAATTATGTGGGCTATACCGGACTGGATACCGATACGGAAGACTATTTTTTGTGGAATCTGTCACTAGGCAAGAAATTCCTGAAGAACAATGCGGCGGAAATCAGGATAGAAGCTTTTGATGTGCTGAAGCAAAACCAGGCTTTTACACATCGCACAGGCAGTAACTATTACGATTATGTAAACTGTAATGTGCTGCAACCCTATGCCATGATAAGTTTTGTATATACAATCAGATAA
- the cls gene encoding cardiolipin synthase: MDTVWNSIFVAAAYFLYFAVILTTIFVVILDNRSPVKTMAWILVLFFLPLAGLILYLFFGRSTRKERLISRKGYARLSKRPMAAYQAQSSVGCEHGKQRLMDFFNHVNNALPFAGNKVTVYTDAVSMVSDLLKAIYRAHHHIHLEFYIFEDDAVGRLVRDALIDRAREGVKIRVLYDDVGCWKVSHDFYEQMLCEGIEALSFLKVRFPQFTSKVNYRNHRKIVVIDGCVGFIGGMNLAERYVKGLGKGVWRDTHAKLEGKVVYGLQTAFLTDWYAIDRTLLTSETYFPRITVKGDVLAQIVTSDPVGEWRDIMQGLMMAICGAKRYFYVQTPYFLPNEEIMTALQTLALAGADVRIMLPKRGDSWLIHKGSLSYLSEMMKAGVKVYLYKKGFLHSKLMVCDDEFSTIGSTNMDFRSFEHNFEANAFFYGKETALALREIFLADQKDCMLLSARVWEKRSWKNKVTESVVRLFAPLL; this comes from the coding sequence ATGGATACAGTCTGGAATAGTATCTTTGTGGCCGCAGCCTATTTCCTCTATTTTGCAGTGATACTGACGACCATCTTTGTCGTGATTCTTGATAACCGCAGCCCGGTGAAGACCATGGCATGGATTCTGGTGCTTTTCTTTCTTCCGCTTGCCGGATTGATTCTTTATTTGTTTTTTGGGCGGAGCACGCGAAAGGAACGGTTGATTAGCCGGAAGGGATATGCCCGTTTGAGCAAGCGTCCAATGGCAGCCTACCAGGCACAGTCGTCGGTGGGCTGTGAGCATGGGAAACAACGTCTGATGGATTTTTTTAATCATGTAAACAACGCTTTGCCTTTTGCGGGAAATAAGGTAACGGTGTACACGGATGCGGTGTCTATGGTGTCGGATTTACTAAAAGCCATTTACCGGGCACATCATCACATTCATCTGGAGTTCTATATTTTTGAAGACGATGCGGTGGGCAGATTGGTACGCGATGCGTTAATCGACCGTGCTCGTGAAGGGGTGAAGATACGGGTACTGTATGATGATGTAGGCTGCTGGAAAGTTTCTCATGATTTCTATGAGCAGATGCTTTGTGAGGGTATTGAGGCTCTTTCATTTTTGAAGGTTCGTTTTCCTCAGTTTACCAGTAAGGTGAATTACCGTAATCATCGTAAAATAGTGGTGATTGATGGCTGTGTAGGTTTTATAGGGGGAATGAATCTGGCAGAACGTTATGTGAAAGGACTGGGTAAAGGAGTCTGGAGAGATACGCACGCCAAGCTTGAAGGTAAAGTGGTGTATGGATTGCAGACTGCTTTTTTGACCGACTGGTATGCCATTGACCGTACGTTACTGACTTCTGAAACTTATTTTCCAAGGATTACAGTAAAGGGAGATGTGCTGGCACAGATTGTCACTTCCGATCCGGTAGGGGAATGGCGTGATATCATGCAAGGACTGATGATGGCGATTTGTGGAGCGAAACGTTATTTTTATGTACAGACTCCCTATTTTCTTCCTAATGAGGAGATTATGACAGCGTTGCAGACTTTGGCATTGGCGGGTGCAGATGTACGGATTATGCTTCCCAAAAGAGGTGACTCCTGGCTGATTCATAAAGGTTCTCTTTCTTATCTGTCTGAAATGATGAAGGCGGGTGTCAAAGTTTATCTATATAAAAAAGGCTTTTTACATTCCAAACTGATGGTATGTGATGATGAGTTTTCCACAATCGGATCCACCAATATGGATTTTCGTAGTTTTGAACATAATTTTGAAGCCAATGCTTTCTTTTATGGTAAGGAGACAGCATTGGCTTTGCGTGAAATCTTTTTGGCTGACCAAAAAGATTGTATGTTACTCTCAGCTCGCGTTTGGGAGAAACGTTCTTGGAAAAACAAAGTTACAGAGTCTGTGGTACGTCTGTTTGCCCCTTTGCTTTGA
- a CDS encoding DUF6515 family protein: MKRFIGLLALILMMTGCISAAPNSAQKVTVITTSPARRIHPKRSKVIVKKTVVVGTRVKRLPGTGVTIYYNNLPFIYVDGVYYKKLASSKYEVVRPEKGMIVPQLPDYNVEEVCISGETLFLFDKTLYKQIPTPNGLQYKVTGFID, encoded by the coding sequence ATGAAACGGTTTATAGGTCTATTAGCTTTAATTCTGATGATGACAGGATGTATATCAGCAGCTCCAAACAGTGCTCAAAAAGTAACGGTTATAACTACTTCACCTGCCCGTCGTATTCATCCGAAACGCTCAAAAGTAATAGTGAAGAAAACTGTAGTTGTCGGCACACGTGTGAAAAGACTGCCGGGTACGGGAGTGACTATTTATTATAATAATCTTCCTTTCATTTATGTAGATGGAGTGTATTACAAAAAACTTGCTTCTTCTAAGTATGAAGTTGTAAGGCCTGAGAAAGGCATGATTGTTCCTCAACTGCCAGACTATAATGTGGAGGAAGTTTGCATAAGCGGAGAGACTTTATTTTTGTTTGATAAAACCTTATATAAACAGATACCTACCCCTAACGGATTACAATATAAAGTAACAGGATTTATAGATTAA
- a CDS encoding LytTR family DNA-binding domain-containing protein, whose translation MSLKCIAIDDEPMALEIITSFCQRYGNIELTTFNNPLRGMEQVRRSRPDILFLDIEMGDLNGVELARDLPPGTLLIFTTAYAQYALDGFELSAVDFLHKPFSYSRFEKAVQKAFELHKLQLLSVHPSFTDESITLKADYKNIQIRLKDILYIESMDNYVRIYLTERQCVMSQISMKSLQELLPTEKFIRVHKSFIVPAYRIASYTSKEITLYNGTKIPVGRSYNKELKLFIP comes from the coding sequence ATGAGCTTGAAATGCATTGCCATTGATGATGAACCTATGGCGCTGGAAATCATAACCAGTTTTTGCCAACGCTATGGGAATATAGAACTGACTACCTTCAACAACCCTCTCCGGGGCATGGAACAGGTAAGAAGAAGCAGACCAGATATTCTGTTTCTCGATATAGAAATGGGAGACTTGAACGGAGTGGAACTGGCCCGTGATCTTCCTCCGGGCACCTTGCTTATATTTACTACGGCGTATGCCCAATATGCCCTCGACGGATTTGAACTGAGTGCCGTAGATTTCCTGCACAAACCTTTCTCCTACAGCCGCTTTGAAAAGGCTGTACAAAAGGCCTTTGAACTCCACAAGCTACAGTTGCTTTCTGTTCATCCTTCCTTTACAGATGAAAGCATCACTCTAAAAGCTGATTACAAAAATATACAGATAAGACTAAAGGATATTCTTTATATTGAGTCTATGGATAATTATGTCCGTATTTACTTGACAGAACGCCAATGTGTTATGTCTCAAATCAGCATGAAGAGTCTGCAAGAACTTCTTCCTACAGAAAAATTCATACGTGTACACAAATCTTTCATTGTACCTGCTTACCGTATTGCAAGCTACACCAGCAAAGAAATCACACTCTACAATGGTACAAAGATTCCTGTGGGAAGAAGTTATAACAAAGAACTCAAGTTATTTATCCCCTAA
- the aroB gene encoding 3-dehydroquinate synthase: MSKQEVIICQNFTSELSLKISAHSYDKIFILTDEHTCRFCLPLLQGIPNLKEAEQIVIGPEDIHKNLETLAYVWNQLSSRGATRHTLLINLGGGMVTDLGGFAAATFKRGISYINIPTTLLSMIDAAVGGKTGINFNDLKNEIGAFYPADQVLIDSEFLKTLDIQNLLSGYGEMLKHGLISNQAHWSELLKFDFNQIDYSKLQTLIGQSVKVKEDIVGKDPYEQNIRKALNFGHTIGHAFESFALKSEHPVLHGYAVSWGMVCELYLSHLRCGFPKEALRTTIQFIKENYGSLYFTCDDYDSLYDLMKHDKKNIASGVINFTLLGGVGDIRINQTASQEEIYELLDFYRETMG, from the coding sequence ATGAGTAAACAGGAAGTCATTATTTGCCAAAATTTCACGTCGGAACTCAGCCTGAAGATATCCGCACATTCATACGACAAGATTTTTATCCTGACCGACGAGCATACCTGCCGTTTCTGCCTTCCCTTGCTACAAGGCATTCCCAACTTGAAAGAAGCAGAACAAATTGTCATCGGTCCAGAAGACATCCATAAAAACCTGGAGACATTGGCTTATGTATGGAACCAGCTCAGCAGCCGGGGAGCCACTCGTCACACGCTACTGATTAATCTGGGAGGAGGAATGGTAACCGACTTGGGAGGGTTTGCCGCCGCCACCTTCAAACGAGGTATTTCATACATAAATATCCCCACGACACTACTTTCCATGATAGATGCAGCCGTTGGCGGAAAGACGGGTATCAATTTCAACGATTTGAAAAATGAAATCGGCGCTTTTTATCCGGCAGATCAGGTGTTGATTGACAGTGAGTTTCTCAAAACCCTTGACATACAGAACCTACTTTCCGGCTATGGAGAAATGCTGAAACATGGTCTCATCAGCAATCAAGCACACTGGAGCGAGCTGCTCAAATTCGACTTTAACCAGATAGATTACTCCAAGCTACAAACCCTCATCGGACAATCCGTAAAGGTAAAAGAAGATATTGTGGGAAAAGACCCCTACGAACAAAACATACGGAAAGCATTGAATTTCGGTCATACCATCGGACATGCTTTCGAAAGTTTTGCCTTAAAGAGTGAACACCCGGTGCTTCACGGCTATGCCGTATCCTGGGGAATGGTTTGTGAACTTTACCTTTCCCACCTTCGTTGTGGTTTTCCCAAGGAAGCATTACGAACCACCATCCAGTTCATTAAAGAAAACTATGGCAGTCTTTACTTTACATGTGATGACTATGACTCTCTCTACGACTTGATGAAGCATGACAAGAAAAATATAGCATCCGGTGTAATCAATTTCACCCTGTTAGGAGGAGTCGGCGATATCCGTATCAACCAGACCGCTTCGCAGGAAGAAATTTACGAACTGCTTGATTTCTATCGCGAAACGATGGGATAG
- a CDS encoding sensor histidine kinase gives MWQIKNLPFYIDLVFCLVLLPAMITLLPIERWLMNDSVFVYLLVSWLYFIYILNRRLTMPFLFTDKRKFWIAILLILLTIAGTYLITRYQMEVPMHRMRKPKFIQHIPKIRLQQQAVWFLYVVVTTFSMAVGLLTELYHQIMQRQAVEFEKKKAELALYKAQINPHFLFNNLNTLYAMVVTGSPQAEDAFTQFISLMKYMYAHNTKDKIPIRTETEYIRQYIELQKYRMPKDFHIHFSYEHDETEQLGIAPMILITFVENVFKHGVSSHQPGNACICIQAKNGELLFTTRNPLLNHHPINESKGIGIENCRKRLELLYPHRYDLRIEKKEGLFYVTLRINLNT, from the coding sequence ATGTGGCAAATCAAGAATCTTCCGTTTTACATTGACCTGGTTTTTTGTCTGGTATTGCTTCCAGCTATGATTACCTTGCTTCCCATCGAACGCTGGCTGATGAACGACTCTGTATTTGTGTACCTGCTGGTATCGTGGCTCTATTTTATCTATATCCTGAACCGACGCCTGACGATGCCTTTCTTGTTTACCGACAAACGGAAATTCTGGATAGCCATCCTTCTTATTCTGCTTACCATTGCAGGTACTTATCTCATTACCCGCTATCAGATGGAGGTACCAATGCACCGGATGCGCAAACCGAAATTCATTCAGCACATACCGAAAATCAGATTACAGCAACAGGCTGTCTGGTTTTTGTACGTAGTGGTCACAACTTTCAGCATGGCTGTGGGATTGCTCACGGAGCTTTACCATCAGATTATGCAGCGTCAAGCCGTAGAATTCGAAAAGAAAAAGGCCGAACTGGCACTCTACAAGGCACAGATAAATCCGCATTTCCTGTTCAACAACCTGAACACGCTGTATGCCATGGTAGTGACCGGTTCTCCTCAAGCCGAGGATGCCTTTACCCAATTCATCAGCCTGATGAAATACATGTATGCCCACAACACAAAAGATAAAATTCCAATCCGTACAGAGACAGAATACATCCGTCAGTATATCGAGCTGCAGAAATACCGGATGCCGAAAGACTTTCATATCCATTTTTCTTACGAACACGACGAAACAGAACAATTGGGTATCGCTCCCATGATATTAATTACTTTTGTGGAAAATGTATTCAAACATGGGGTTTCTTCTCATCAACCAGGAAATGCCTGCATTTGTATCCAGGCTAAAAACGGGGAATTATTATTCACAACCCGGAACCCGTTATTAAACCATCACCCGATAAACGAATCTAAAGGTATAGGCATTGAAAATTGCCGGAAACGCCTGGAACTACTCTACCCCCACCGATACGACTTGCGGATAGAAAAGAAAGAAGGGCTATTTTACGTAACCCTACGCATTAATTTGAATACATGA